The Nitrospirota bacterium DNA segment TAACTTTATAACCACAAGCTTGTAGATATATTGACGATAGCCCATAGCCGCACCCTACTTCGAGTATCTTGGAAGGAGGATTTATATATTTTTTTATCTGATAATATAATTGGGCGTTAAAACTACAATGTTCTATAGCATAATTAAAAATATTTTTATCTTTCAGTATTTTATCAAAATATTCAATCCAGCGATTATCATTCATCTTAATATATTTAATTCTTAACCCAATGGGTCAGGTCTCTTCCGACAAGTTCGCTTAACTGCTCAACTTCATGACTAAATTCCTTTTGAAGTTGAATTCTTAGTATATGATCCATCGGTGGTCTCTTTTTGTATATAGTATTCATTTTAGTAAGCATCTTGATTATCCAATTTTGTAAATTTTTTGGTATTTTCAAATATTTACCATAGTGGATAAAACTCTGTGGCGGTCTGATTAACAATCTTTGCAGTTTTGGACTGATTAATTTTTTATTAGGGTTTATTGTATTAAAATCTATCTCAAAATCCTCTTTTACTCCAAGAAAATGTAGTATAGCACGATAGACCTCTCGTGGTTCTCTAAGAAGGTCATCAAAAATAATAAAATGTATATTCTTCCTTCCAAAAAGATTCAGATATCTTGTTATTTGCCCAGAAAATTTAACAACCTCCCGATAAAATAACGTCTTCGGTAAATACGCTGTAGGTGGAATTTTTTTCCCCTGTTTCCTATATTCTTCTGCATTTAAAGCCTCTTTAAAATCCAGTATATCTTCATTCCCTTCGTATACAAATTGACTATGCAGTGAATAAAGCAAATCTACAGGATTTCTCAGCATAATAATAATACTCGCGGAAGGAGCAAAAGCCTTAATCTCCTTAGCAGCAGATTTTGAATATAGATACCATACTGAAGTTTCTCCAATTCTTTTTTCATTATGTGCTTTTGAAAATAAAGAAATATACTGGTTCAAATTAATTCTTTCACTACGAAACTTGAAATCAAGATCAGTTCCAAAATAATGAATTTCCTTTACTTCTGGCATAAATATTTCAGGATGCTGTTTAAGGTAATAGTTCATAGCTGTGGTACCACACTTTGGTGCTCCTACTATGAAAAAATCTGGTTTTTTCAATCTCTTTTCCATAATTTTATTATTCCAAAAGCTGTTGTGTGTATTTTTAGTCTTCTATAGACCCAGATTGCAAGCAGAATATTCCATACTATAATACTTGATGCTGTAGCTATGGCAGCCCCTTCAATTCCCCACGAGGGTATCAAAATAGCATTTAAAAATATGTTAATAATGGCACTGATGCCAATACCTGTAGCAGCATCTTTTTCATGCCCCGTCATTATCAGGAGATAGCCAACAGAACCCGTCGCGACATTAAAGAATTGTGCGACACTGAGAATCTTCAAAGCTAAATTTGCGCTTAAAAATTCATTACCATACAACATTAAAAAAAATTTTCCAAAAAAAATTAATACAAATGCTATAGGAATCGAAAAAATTAAAATAATTCTTGCAGTTGATGTAACAGCATACTGTAGTTCTTCAATTTGCCCAGTTGTATATAATCTTGCAATTGTTGGAGCAAAAACAGTATTGACTGAAACTAATATAAAGGTTATAAACTCTGCTCCACGATTAGCAATATTATAAACACCTGCGAATTCCGTTCCTTTTAGTAAACCAAGCATAATTACATCAGCCCATGCATTAATAACATACAAACTGTTGAAGATTAGTAAGGGAAGGCTACTTTTTAACCAGAGTTTCATTTCGTATATAGGAGTAATATCTTTAATATACTGACTAATAGATTTCTTTAACATATATCTTAAGGCTATTAAAATTAAAATTGAGGCTATTATAAATTCAATAATTGCTAAAGGTGCAGACAATTTTTTGTTAATAATGAAGAACGTTATCAAAATGAACAAAATGAATAAAATTGGTTGTATGATCATTTCTGGAACTTGTCCACTCATAATTCTATGAAGACCTTGCAATGTTGATTGGTGTAATCTGATTAAGGTAAATATTGGTAACAATAAGAGAGAAAGTAAGAATGAACTTAAGACATTTAAATCATGAGATTTCTGGACAACTAATGCTATAATAGCGACTAAGAACATCAATATAATTGATACAACAATCGCTATCACATAAGTTCTGCGGACAATTCCATAAATTAATTCCCATTTAAATTTAGCATGATAAGTTGAAACATATCTCAATAAAAGTTTATCAAATCCCATAATAGAAACCATCATCAGAACCGAAACCCATGCAAAAGAATAGGTAAAAATTCCATAATCAACAACACCTAGTAAACGTGCTAAAATAATACTTGTAACAAAGGAAAGTACTATTGAAATAATTCTAATGACAAATATTCCAGAGGCCCTTTTAAATAAGGCAAAACTTATTTCAACATCCTTTTTACGATTCGATTTTTTTAATATAACCAATAATTTACCAATCAAAACTGAACAGGCTACCGCCATTCAGTATTTTTTTCCTATAGATAAAAATACTCCTCATTTTGGATAAACTTTATCTAACCACTCTTAAGTGATAAAGGGAATATGTTCTTTATCTTTTCAGATGGTATATCAGCCTCTATAAGTTTTTTATAAACCGCTTCTCTCCTCAAAAAAGTACTCACAATTACATAATCAGCTTCAATACATTTAATTTTTTCAAAAGGCAATATTTTATATTTAAAAAAATCCTTACCAACAACTTCATCATCCACAATACCTGCAAATTTTATTTCAAACTCCTGTAGTGAAAGATAGGCTATTTCAGCAGCCTCGTCAGCTCCAGCAAAAACAACACTTTTTACACCTTCTCCTGCCAAATTAGCAAAAAGTTCTTTGAAATCTTTTCTCGCTACTCTGTATAAGGTCGTAAAATTTTGAAGATGATGGTAGGTTAATCTTGTTTTTTCAGTAAAGCCTTTTGGTGTGAGATAATATGCATATCTTCTTGCAGGTATTGCCTTGATTGTAATATAGCCTTTTGAAACGAGGTTTTTGATGTATGAGTTTACAAGACCAAGTGCAATATTTAGCTTTTTACTAAGGTCTCTCTGAGAAAGCTGTTCCCCTTTTGAAATCTCATCGAGTAATAATAAAGACTTGTAGGTGTCGTGGAACTCATACTTTTCATCGTTCACTTTTTGAACGTTCATATTATGAACATATCACATAAAAGATACTATGTCAATTAATTTAATCAAAAATACATTAAAATAATGCAGATGTTGTGAGAAAATTTATTTTTCGATACCTTAGTGTACTTTTAATTAATGGTTTTACAAATATTTTTATTCATTGAACAAATCTGTATATTTTAATAAATTCATCGAGTTAAAGAAATTTTCGAGCAATGTCTGCTGAAAAATTTACATTATCTTTAATGCCAAATATCCAGAGCCAGATGAATTTGGAATACTCATCTAAAACCATCGCCCTGTCTCTTCTTCTTTCCCACCATTTACTAAAATTAAACCAGCTTGCTTCAACAGGAGTACTTATCAGCTTTATTTCGTTACCCATAATCTTCCTGAATATTTTGGCGGCTCTTTTGCTGTGATAAGGTGAAGTGACAAGGATACATGACCTGTATTTATATCTATTTAGAATCTCTTTTGTAAATATAGCATCTTCTTCTGTACTTTTAGATTTATCTTCAAGCAAAATAGCATCTTTTGGCACACCGAGAGATATTGCATGTTCTTTCATGAGAGAAGCCCATGTATATTTCCAGACAATCGGACCACCTGCCATTATTATTTTATCTTTCCTTGACCAACCTTCTTTAAAAAGTTTGACTCCATGTTCAACCCGCTCTGTCTCCTCACCTGCCAGAATAACTATCACATCAGCAGGTTTTAATTCATCTCTGCAATACAGATATCTCCCTGCCTTTTCTAATAAAAAACTATGACCGACATACAGAAGAACCATTATAAGAATAAAAGTTATTACTATCTTAATTAATTTAAACATTTACTGAAAATACCATTTCATCAACTTAAAGCCTGCATTTGCTTTTCTGATTAATTCTTTTAAGCTCCTGACCTCTCTCAATCTTTCACCTATATACCATGGACTCAAATAAAATCTCCTGTGCGCCTCTTTTAAAATCCTGTTTAATTTATATTCATCCCAATTTTCATTAATTATAGCCGGCCTCTTGATATCTCTATCCATTGGATTTTTTGCATTTACCTCTCTATACCATCCCCTTTCGATTGTATCGTCATAAAGTTTTGTGCCAGGGGTTGGCGAAAGAATGCTGAATTGTGCATATGCGGGTTTTATTTCTTTTGCAAACTCTATTGTCCTCAATTCATCTTCGAATGTTTCAACAGGAATACCAAGTATAAAATATGCCATGGGCTTTATGCCGGCTTTCCTTGTCAATTCAAATGCCCTTCTAATTTGTTCTATAGTTGTACCTTTTTTAAGATAATCAAGTCCTTTTTGATTTCCACTCTCAACTCCATAAGCTATCATTGAACAGCCTGCTTTTTTCATCAGATTGAGAGTTTCTTTATCTATTAAATTTACTCTTCCTTCACATTTCCATTCGAATTCGAGTTTTCTTGAAAGTATTCCATCGCATATTTCTTCAACTCTTTCTTTTTTAAGTGTAAAAAGATCATCATAAAAAATTATAGATTTAATTTTGAAATCTTTCACAACATGTTCAATTTCATCAAGGACATTTGACGCACTTCTGCCTCTCCATTTTGAACCAAAAACAGCTTTGTCACAAAATATGCAATTATACGGGCATCCTCTTGAAGTAAACATAGTTGTGACTTTCCCTGAAGACAATATGTATTTGTATTTATCATTTGGCAATAGTTCTCTTGCAGGGAAAGGTATGTCATCAAGTTGATTAGTAAAAAGAGCAGGTTGATTTTCAAAATCTCTTGTTATAAGACCCGGAACATCTTTAATGTCTTTATTCCTATCGATAGCATCAAGTAACAATATAAAACTATTTTCCCCCTCGCCCTGTATTGCAAAATCTATATCAGTAAACTGTTCAAATATCTTTTTGCCGACAACTGAAACATGAGGGCCACCAATAACTATGTACTTCGCATGTTTTCTCGATATAATAGCAGTCCTTAAAGCATTGTCAACAACAGGAGTCATACCCGTTATCCCTATAAGATCAGGAGATAAGTCCTTGATACGTGCCTCAAGTGAAGACATATCAAGTGAATCTGCAAAGGCGTCTATGATTGATACCCTGTATCCATGATTTTTTACAACAGAAGCAAGGTAAGCAATACCAAGCGGCGGGACAACAATATCTTCATTAACTTTTTTTCTGGGAGGAGGTTGTATTAACAGTATCTTCAAAAATACTCCTGCCTAATCCTTAAGCGCAATTTCTCTTGCACTGATACCGAACTTTTTGAGCCATAGCGTAAAGTCATGCCGATCCGTTTTTTTAATTTTCTTTAAATCTGAGCGTTTTTTTATTATTTTACAAATTCCCTTCAGTGCATCTAAATAAGCTCTTAATAATACAGCCACAAGTTTAAATTTTGAGTATTGTTCTGAGAATCTTCCGGCAGAACCTTTTCCTGAAAACGCCCCATAAGCCTGATATATAAATCTCGTAAATGTATAGAAAGGACTAATTAGTATCCTACTCAACGGGAAGTACTTAAATAAAATCCACAACCTGTTTCTCTCGACAAGATATGCTTTTAAGGGCGAATACCTTCCTGCTGTTGCAGATGATCTATGATAAACTATTGCTTCTGGGACAAAGATACATCTCCATCCTGCTATCCTTGCTTTCAGGCCGATATCCGTGTCATCTCCGTATGCGAAGAAGTCTGGATCAAATAGTCCGATCTGATCGAGCATTACCTTTGAATAAAGAGCTGCGCAGCCACTCGGGAAAAAAACTTCTTCCTCTTTATCGTACTGTTTGCTATCGAGTTCAGATTTTCCTCTCCCTCTGTTGAGACCATCAGGATATATAAGATGCCCTGCTGTATCAATAATGTTGTGATTATCATAAAAAAGTATCTTTGAAGCCCACATGCCTGTATTCTTATTTGACCTTCGTGCAGAATTAACTAATGAATTAAGCCAATTGATATCAGCGACTGCATCATTGTTTAAAAGCGCTATATAATTACCACTTGCAGCGTTGATTCCAATATTGTTACCAAGAGCGAACCCTACATTTGTTTCATTTCTGATAATTTTAATTTTATCATGATACTTTTCTGTTATAAACTCAAAAGAACCATCTTGAGAACCGTTATCAACTATTATAATCTCCTTGTTTCTATAAGTCTGCATGAGGACAGATTCAATGCATTCTTCTATATATCCTCTTCCGTTATAATTAAGGATGATAACAGAAACAAAAAAATCCATAATTTTAATCTATATCACGTCTGATTTGAGATTGTGGTCTGTTTTGCAGGGTTTATTATCCATATATTCCCGAATGCTTTTTCCTGATACGCCTTAATCAGGCCGAGCCTTATCAGCTCAAGCAGTGCAATAAACGTTATGATGAGTTGCATGCGAGTTACTCTATCTCTAAAAAAATCTTCAAACCTTACAGCCTCCTGTCCTTCTATAATCTCCATAATGAAAGCCATTCTGTCTTTTACTGTTAGAGTCTCTTTTGTTATAGAAATAACTTCAGGGGGTGCTTTATCAAGTATTTTTTTAAATGCATCAAGGAGGTCGAACAAGCTCAGATCAAAAAGGTAAAGTTCTTCCTCTTCTGCATCTGATTCTGATAATGTTTCTTTACGAAAAATTTTCATCCACTCCTCTTCTCTGTTTCTAAGACTAATAGCTGCTTCCTTGAACTTCTGATATTCGAGTAATCTTTGCACGAGTTCAGTTCGCGGATCTTCAATTTCTTCAGAGGGAATTTCCTCATCAGGCGGAAGCAACATCCTTGATTTAATATGTATGAGAGTTGCAGCCATAACAATAAATTCTCCAGCAATCTCAAGATTCAATTCTTTCATAATCTCAATATAGTTAAGATACTGGCTGGTTATAAGAGCAATGGGGATATCATAAATATCAAGCTTGTTTTCTTTAATCAAATGAAGTAGTAAATCAAAAGGCCCTTCAAATACTGGAATTTTTATTGTGTATGAATCATCCATAAAATAAGATATTTTAACAAATTATGAGATATAAAGTAGAAGGGTGCCCTTAGGTTATCAAAGACAGACATAAAGTTACTGTGATAGAATAGATAAATTTTTTTATGTTTGAAAAATCAATAGATAAATCTTGTTAAGTCTTTGAGGCATACTCTTTGAAAGTGGCAAAGCTATACAACTTCAACGATATCCGTGTAGAAGACATACCCATTCCTGAAGTCGGCACTGGAGATGCTCTAATAAAAACAAAAGCTTCAGGAATATGTTCGGGTGACGTTATGCAGTGGTATATTGAGAAAAAAGCTCCACTTGTTATAGGCCATGAACCCGCTGGTGATATAGTTGAAGTTGGCAAAGAAGTAAAATTTTTTAAGCAAGGGGACAGGGTTTTTGTCCACCATCATGCACCTTGTTTTACCTGTAGATATTGTATAAGAGGTGATTATGTCCAATGTGATACATGGAAGAAAACAAGGATAATCCCTGGTGGTATTTCTGAATATATCCTTGTGCCAGAAATAAACCTTAAAAATGATACTCTGAATTTACCTGATAATATGAGTTATGAAGATGGGACTCTAATTGAACCAACCGCTTGTGTTATAAAATCATTAAAGAGGTCTAAAATAAAATCTGGGGATACTATACTTGTCATCGGTCTTGGTGTTATGGGACAATTACATATTATTCTTTCAAGAAAATATGGTGCTGAAAAAATTATTGGTGCTGATAGAGTTCCTTTCAGGCTTGAAAAGGCTAAGGAGTTCGGAGCTGATGAAGTGATTGACGTTTCGAGTTCTAATCTCTATGAATATATTAAAGAACTTACAAATGGAGAAATGGCCGATCTTGTTATTGTCGGGCCAAATAGTGTTGAAACAATGAAGCAAGGAATATCTTTAGTTGGAGCAGGAGGAAGAGTTTTATTTTTTACTCCTTCAAAACCGGGTGAAATATTATCCATATATCCAAATGATTTATATTTTAAGGATATTAACATTATCACGAGTTACTCCTGTGGACCGGATGATACAAAAACTGCTCTTAAATTTATTGAAGATGGCTTAATAAAATCTAAGGATCTCATTACACATAGATTCCCAATAGATAAAACAGAAAAGGCTTTCAGGCTAACAGCAACTGCAAAGGATTCTTTAAAAAGCGTGATAATATTTAATGATAACTAAAAAGAATATGTTGCCAAACCTCTGTGAATGGAAGAAGATTCAAGAAAATTGCACTATCAGCAATATATCAAGGCTCTACAAATATAAAGGTAATTTTAGCTGGAAAGGCATAAAGACTGAAAAATATAAAAACTCTGGTAATGATTGGGCTGGTATGATAAGAAAGACATTAATCGGTGCTCATGGTGAATCAACAAGATTTCATGTAAGATATTTTGAAATCGCTCCCGGCGGATACAGCAGTTTTGAAATGCACAGGCATGAACATGTTGTTATATGTGTAAAAGGGAAAGGCATCTGTATTGCTGGGAAGAAAAAACTTAAAATTGGATTTCTCGATATACTTTATATCTGTCCTGAAGAACCACATCAATTACGAAATCCTAACAAAGAAACTTTTGGCTTTTTCTGTATTGTAAATGCAAAAAGAGACAAGCCACGATTAATACGCTAATCAAAATATTTCATAAGCCTTTTTATCGCATGCATCTTCTCTTCATGCCCTATGCTTGCGGAATGAATGGCTCTTTTCATGATATCGATCGTCTTGTCATATGTCTTCCTGTCCACAGGGAAAGGGGTTCCATCCTTACCGCCATGAGCAAAACTGAACCTTGCAGGATCACGATAGCTCGGTGGAGTTCCATAAATTATCTCTGATATAAGACTCAATGCACGTATTGTTTTTGGACCTACACCTCTAATCCCGAGAAGTTTCTCAAAGTCTTCTGGTTGGTTCTCGTATGTCTTTGTAAGTATCCGGTGAAGTTTTTTCGGATCGATGTCAGATACAGTCACAAAATGTCTTTCAGCAAGATTGAGTGTCTGAATCTTTTTAATTTCTCTAACAGTCTTTTCAGGTTTTTGTTTTGATAAATCAGCACATGTCTTTCGTGTATCTTCACTTTCAACCGCAACGAGATTTAATGTTTTCACCCTTTTATCGCAACAGACCGCAGTATGTGGTTCAACTACAAAATCTGTTTTAGGATTTCCAAGCCAGTGATAACGTCTTGCTGTTCTTTTATTTTCGTTCAAACCCTGCTGTATCACGGACCATTCACCATTCCCTGTAAAAATAAATACATGATGATAAAGCTGGTATCCATCCTGAACAGCAATATTGTCTACTTTTGCTGACATTCTACTTGCATATATAAGTGGTTCTGGATTAATAAGAAACCTCTCTGAATATATCCTGATCTGCTCTGGTGTTTTACGTGATGTTTTACCTTTTCCACCTGCAATAAAAACTCTAAGATCATCTTCCATTCCTCTAAGGCCTTCTTTTAATGCCCCTGTCACTGTTGTAGTAAGTCCGCTCGAATGCCAGTCAAAACCGAGCACACATCCCAACGCCTGAAACCAGTAAGGATCAGCAAGCTTTTGAAGAAATGCCTTCTGACCAAATTCGCTCACAATTGCATAGATAATCTCTCTTGAAAGCGATACCATTCTTTCAAAAAGCCATTTTGGAGCTTTA contains these protein-coding regions:
- a CDS encoding cupin domain-containing protein yields the protein MITKKNMLPNLCEWKKIQENCTISNISRLYKYKGNFSWKGIKTEKYKNSGNDWAGMIRKTLIGAHGESTRFHVRYFEIAPGGYSSFEMHRHEHVVICVKGKGICIAGKKKLKIGFLDILYICPEEPHQLRNPNKETFGFFCIVNAKRDKPRLIR
- a CDS encoding segregation/condensation protein A, whose amino-acid sequence is MDDSYTIKIPVFEGPFDLLLHLIKENKLDIYDIPIALITSQYLNYIEIMKELNLEIAGEFIVMAATLIHIKSRMLLPPDEEIPSEEIEDPRTELVQRLLEYQKFKEAAISLRNREEEWMKIFRKETLSESDAEEEELYLFDLSLFDLLDAFKKILDKAPPEVISITKETLTVKDRMAFIMEIIEGQEAVRFEDFFRDRVTRMQLIITFIALLELIRLGLIKAYQEKAFGNIWIINPAKQTTISNQT
- a CDS encoding flippase, producing MIGKLLVILKKSNRKKDVEISFALFKRASGIFVIRIISIVLSFVTSIILARLLGVVDYGIFTYSFAWVSVLMMVSIMGFDKLLLRYVSTYHAKFKWELIYGIVRRTYVIAIVVSIILMFLVAIIALVVQKSHDLNVLSSFLLSLLLLPIFTLIRLHQSTLQGLHRIMSGQVPEMIIQPILFILFILITFFIINKKLSAPLAIIEFIIASILILIALRYMLKKSISQYIKDITPIYEMKLWLKSSLPLLIFNSLYVINAWADVIMLGLLKGTEFAGVYNIANRGAEFITFILVSVNTVFAPTIARLYTTGQIEELQYAVTSTARIILIFSIPIAFVLIFFGKFFLMLYGNEFLSANLALKILSVAQFFNVATGSVGYLLIMTGHEKDAATGIGISAIINIFLNAILIPSWGIEGAAIATASSIIVWNILLAIWVYRRLKIHTTAFGIIKLWKRD
- a CDS encoding sulfotransferase translates to MEKRLKKPDFFIVGAPKCGTTAMNYYLKQHPEIFMPEVKEIHYFGTDLDFKFRSERINLNQYISLFSKAHNEKRIGETSVWYLYSKSAAKEIKAFAPSASIIIMLRNPVDLLYSLHSQFVYEGNEDILDFKEALNAEEYRKQGKKIPPTAYLPKTLFYREVVKFSGQITRYLNLFGRKNIHFIIFDDLLREPREVYRAILHFLGVKEDFEIDFNTINPNKKLISPKLQRLLIRPPQSFIHYGKYLKIPKNLQNWIIKMLTKMNTIYKKRPPMDHILRIQLQKEFSHEVEQLSELVGRDLTHWVKN
- a CDS encoding DUF763 domain-containing protein, yielding MPKTGIATLPLHYGKAPKWLFERMVSLSREIIYAIVSEFGQKAFLQKLADPYWFQALGCVLGFDWHSSGLTTTVTGALKEGLRGMEDDLRVFIAGGKGKTSRKTPEQIRIYSERFLINPEPLIYASRMSAKVDNIAVQDGYQLYHHVFIFTGNGEWSVIQQGLNENKRTARRYHWLGNPKTDFVVEPHTAVCCDKRVKTLNLVAVESEDTRKTCADLSKQKPEKTVREIKKIQTLNLAERHFVTVSDIDPKKLHRILTKTYENQPEDFEKLLGIRGVGPKTIRALSLISEIIYGTPPSYRDPARFSFAHGGKDGTPFPVDRKTYDKTIDIMKRAIHSASIGHEEKMHAIKRLMKYFD
- a CDS encoding YdcF family protein, with protein sequence MFKLIKIVITFILIMVLLYVGHSFLLEKAGRYLYCRDELKPADVIVILAGEETERVEHGVKLFKEGWSRKDKIIMAGGPIVWKYTWASLMKEHAISLGVPKDAILLEDKSKSTEEDAIFTKEILNRYKYRSCILVTSPYHSKRAAKIFRKIMGNEIKLISTPVEASWFNFSKWWERRRDRAMVLDEYSKFIWLWIFGIKDNVNFSADIARKFL
- a CDS encoding winged helix-turn-helix transcriptional regulator yields the protein MNVQKVNDEKYEFHDTYKSLLLLDEISKGEQLSQRDLSKKLNIALGLVNSYIKNLVSKGYITIKAIPARRYAYYLTPKGFTEKTRLTYHHLQNFTTLYRVARKDFKELFANLAGEGVKSVVFAGADEAAEIAYLSLQEFEIKFAGIVDDEVVGKDFFKYKILPFEKIKCIEADYVIVSTFLRREAVYKKLIEADIPSEKIKNIFPLSLKSG
- a CDS encoding alcohol dehydrogenase catalytic domain-containing protein, translating into MKVAKLYNFNDIRVEDIPIPEVGTGDALIKTKASGICSGDVMQWYIEKKAPLVIGHEPAGDIVEVGKEVKFFKQGDRVFVHHHAPCFTCRYCIRGDYVQCDTWKKTRIIPGGISEYILVPEINLKNDTLNLPDNMSYEDGTLIEPTACVIKSLKRSKIKSGDTILVIGLGVMGQLHIILSRKYGAEKIIGADRVPFRLEKAKEFGADEVIDVSSSNLYEYIKELTNGEMADLVIVGPNSVETMKQGISLVGAGGRVLFFTPSKPGEILSIYPNDLYFKDINIITSYSCGPDDTKTALKFIEDGLIKSKDLITHRFPIDKTEKAFRLTATAKDSLKSVIIFNDN
- a CDS encoding glycosyltransferase family 2 protein, translating into MDFFVSVIILNYNGRGYIEECIESVLMQTYRNKEIIIVDNGSQDGSFEFITEKYHDKIKIIRNETNVGFALGNNIGINAASGNYIALLNNDAVADINWLNSLVNSARRSNKNTGMWASKILFYDNHNIIDTAGHLIYPDGLNRGRGKSELDSKQYDKEEEVFFPSGCAALYSKVMLDQIGLFDPDFFAYGDDTDIGLKARIAGWRCIFVPEAIVYHRSSATAGRYSPLKAYLVERNRLWILFKYFPLSRILISPFYTFTRFIYQAYGAFSGKGSAGRFSEQYSKFKLVAVLLRAYLDALKGICKIIKKRSDLKKIKKTDRHDFTLWLKKFGISAREIALKD
- a CDS encoding radical SAM protein, with amino-acid sequence MKILLIQPPPRKKVNEDIVVPPLGIAYLASVVKNHGYRVSIIDAFADSLDMSSLEARIKDLSPDLIGITGMTPVVDNALRTAIISRKHAKYIVIGGPHVSVVGKKIFEQFTDIDFAIQGEGENSFILLLDAIDRNKDIKDVPGLITRDFENQPALFTNQLDDIPFPARELLPNDKYKYILSSGKVTTMFTSRGCPYNCIFCDKAVFGSKWRGRSASNVLDEIEHVVKDFKIKSIIFYDDLFTLKKERVEEICDGILSRKLEFEWKCEGRVNLIDKETLNLMKKAGCSMIAYGVESGNQKGLDYLKKGTTIEQIRRAFELTRKAGIKPMAYFILGIPVETFEDELRTIEFAKEIKPAYAQFSILSPTPGTKLYDDTIERGWYREVNAKNPMDRDIKRPAIINENWDEYKLNRILKEAHRRFYLSPWYIGERLREVRSLKELIRKANAGFKLMKWYFQ